One Brassica napus cultivar Da-Ae chromosome C2, Da-Ae, whole genome shotgun sequence DNA window includes the following coding sequences:
- the LOC106388086 gene encoding probable feruloyl esterase A isoform X2, with amino-acid sequence MGQWRWVFLLAIFAFLLSFSSGTVLKLKSDDGPPLYNHTLTMTLVEYASAVYMSDLSELFNWTCKRCNGFTKGFQVIEIIFDVEHCLQAYVGVAKDLNAIIIAFRGTQEHSIQNWVSDLFWKQLDLNYPDMSDAMVHHGFYSAYHNTTVRPAVLGAVKRAKKSYGPNINIMVTGHSMGGAMATFCGLDLVNGGEENVQVMTFGQPRVGNAAFASYYSLLVPNTFRITHDHDIVPHLPPYYNHFPQKTYHHFPTEVWLRDVSSLNHSVEKVCDNTGEDPTCSRSVKGNSISDHLRYFGVELHCETWRQCSIVMSHEMDRFSKKDSKGNLIMSRNVPSTNGNKTESLIENGDL; translated from the exons ATGGGACAGTGGAGATGGGTCTTCTTGCTGGCAATTTTTGcttttcttctttccttttcaaGTGGAACAG TTCTCAAGTTGAAGAGCGATGATGGTCCACCTCTTTACAACCATACTCTTACCATGACACTTGTGGAGTATGCTTCTGCG GTCTATATGTCTGACTTGTCAGAACTCTTCAACTGGACGTGCAAAAGATGCAATGGTTTTACAAAG GGTTTCCAAGTGATAGAGATAATATTTGACGTTGAGCACTGCCTACAG GCATATGTTGGGGTGGCAAAAGACTTGAATGCTATCATAATTGCGTTCCGGGGAACTCAAGAACACAG CATACAAAACTGGGTCTCAGACCTGTTCTGGAAACAACTCGATCTGAATTACCCTGACATGTCAGATGCAATG GTTCACCATGGCTTTTACAGTGCTTATCATAATACAACTGTACGGCCTGCAGTGTTGGGTGCAGTAAAACGAGCGAAGAAATCCTATGGTCCGAACATCAACATTATGGTGACTGGTCATTCAATGGGAGGAGCCATGGCAACCTTTTGTGGGCTAGACCTA GTAAATGGAGGAGAAGAAAACGTGCAGGTCATGACATTTGGGCAACCTCGTGTTGGGAATGCAGCTTTTGCATCTTACTACAGTTTGCTTGTGCCTAACACCTTTCGGATCACGCATGACCATGATATTGTTCCTCATCTGCCTCCTTACTACAACCATTTTCCTCAAAAAACATACCACCACTTCCCAACAGAG GTGTGGCTAAGAGATGTCAGTTCTTTGAATCATAGTGTGGAGAAAGTTTGTGACAACACCGGTGAAGATCCAACATGCAGCAG GTCGGTGAAGGGCAATAGCATTTCAGACCATCTAAGGTACTTTGGGGTAGAGTTGCATTGTGAGACTTGGAGACAATGCTCAATAGTGATGAGCCATGAGATGGATAGATTCAGCAAGAAGGATTCAAAGGGTAATCTAATCATGTCGCGGAATGTTCCTTCCACCAACGGTAACAAAACAGAATCTCTTATCGAAAATGGGGATCTTTAG
- the LOC106388086 gene encoding probable feruloyl esterase A isoform X1 translates to MGQWRWVFLLAIFAFLLSFSSGTVLKLKSDDGPPLYNHTLTMTLVEYASAVYMSDLSELFNWTCKRCNGFTKGFQVIEIIFDVEHCLQAYVGVAKDLNAIIIAFRGTQEHSIQNWVSDLFWKQLDLNYPDMSDAMVHHGFYSAYHNTTVRPAVLGAVKRAKKSYGPNINIMVTGHSMGGAMATFCGLDLVVNGGEENVQVMTFGQPRVGNAAFASYYSLLVPNTFRITHDHDIVPHLPPYYNHFPQKTYHHFPTEVWLRDVSSLNHSVEKVCDNTGEDPTCSRSVKGNSISDHLRYFGVELHCETWRQCSIVMSHEMDRFSKKDSKGNLIMSRNVPSTNGNKTESLIENGDL, encoded by the exons ATGGGACAGTGGAGATGGGTCTTCTTGCTGGCAATTTTTGcttttcttctttccttttcaaGTGGAACAG TTCTCAAGTTGAAGAGCGATGATGGTCCACCTCTTTACAACCATACTCTTACCATGACACTTGTGGAGTATGCTTCTGCG GTCTATATGTCTGACTTGTCAGAACTCTTCAACTGGACGTGCAAAAGATGCAATGGTTTTACAAAG GGTTTCCAAGTGATAGAGATAATATTTGACGTTGAGCACTGCCTACAG GCATATGTTGGGGTGGCAAAAGACTTGAATGCTATCATAATTGCGTTCCGGGGAACTCAAGAACACAG CATACAAAACTGGGTCTCAGACCTGTTCTGGAAACAACTCGATCTGAATTACCCTGACATGTCAGATGCAATG GTTCACCATGGCTTTTACAGTGCTTATCATAATACAACTGTACGGCCTGCAGTGTTGGGTGCAGTAAAACGAGCGAAGAAATCCTATGGTCCGAACATCAACATTATGGTGACTGGTCATTCAATGGGAGGAGCCATGGCAACCTTTTGTGGGCTAGACCTAGTA GTAAATGGAGGAGAAGAAAACGTGCAGGTCATGACATTTGGGCAACCTCGTGTTGGGAATGCAGCTTTTGCATCTTACTACAGTTTGCTTGTGCCTAACACCTTTCGGATCACGCATGACCATGATATTGTTCCTCATCTGCCTCCTTACTACAACCATTTTCCTCAAAAAACATACCACCACTTCCCAACAGAG GTGTGGCTAAGAGATGTCAGTTCTTTGAATCATAGTGTGGAGAAAGTTTGTGACAACACCGGTGAAGATCCAACATGCAGCAG GTCGGTGAAGGGCAATAGCATTTCAGACCATCTAAGGTACTTTGGGGTAGAGTTGCATTGTGAGACTTGGAGACAATGCTCAATAGTGATGAGCCATGAGATGGATAGATTCAGCAAGAAGGATTCAAAGGGTAATCTAATCATGTCGCGGAATGTTCCTTCCACCAACGGTAACAAAACAGAATCTCTTATCGAAAATGGGGATCTTTAG
- the LOC106388085 gene encoding lipase-like: MGQKRWFLSLLALIACLLFFSRGRVEVLKLKSYDGRPVYNHTLALTLVEYTSAVYMSDLAQLFTWTCERCNGLTKGFQVIEIIVDIEYCLQAYVGVAKDLNAIIIAFRGTQEHSIQNWISDLFWKQLDLNYPDMPDAMVHHGFYTAYHNTTVRPAVLGAVKLAKKFYGTNINTIMVTGHSMGGAMAAFCGLDLVVNEGEENVQVMTFGQPRIGNADFASYYSLLVPNTFRITHDHDIVPHLPPYFYYFPRKTYHHFPTEVWVRDLSVLELVRFGVEKVCDNTGEDTTCCRSVMGRSISDHLRYFGVDLMCETWRQCNIVMSNEVERYSRKDSKGNIYLTRTVPSTETKTLSKTGVSSI; this comes from the exons ATGGGACAAAAGAGATGGTTCTTGTCCTTGCTGGCACTTATTGCttgtcttcttttcttttcacgTGGAAGAG TTGAAGTTCTCAAGTTGAAGAGCTATGATGGACGACCTGTTTACAACCATACACTTGCCTTAACACTTGTGGAGTATACTTCTGCG GTGTATATGTCTGATTTGGCACAACTCTTCACTTGGACCTGCGAAAGATGCAATGGGTTGACAAAG GGTTTCCAAGTCATAGAAATCATAGTTGACATTGAGTACTGCCTACAG GCATATGTTGGTGTGGCAAAGGATTTGAATGCTATCATTATTGCATTCCGGGGAACTCAAGAACACAG CATACAAAATTGGATCTCAGACTTGTTCTGGAAACAGCTTGATCTGAATTACCCTGATATGCCAGATGCAATG GTTCACCATGGCTTTTATACTGCTTATCACAATACAACCGTTCGGCCTGCAGTTTTGGGTGCAGTGAAACTGGCGAAGAAGTTCTATGGGACGAACATCAACACCATCATGGTGACTGGTCATTCAATGGGAGGAGCCATGGCTGCCTTTTGTGGGCTAGACCTAGTT GTaaatgaaggagaagaaaacgTACAGGTCATGACGTTTGGGCAACCTCGTATTGGGAATGCGGATTTTGCATCTTATTACAGTTTGCTTGTGCCTAATACCTTCAGGATCACGCATGACCATGATATTGTTCCTCATCTGCCTCCTTACTTCTATTATTTCCCTCGGAAAACATACCACCACTTCCCAACAGAG GTGTGGGTGAGAGACCTCAGTGTTTTGGAACTTGTTCGTTTTGGTGTTGAGAAAGTTTGTGACAACACTGGTGAAGATACTACATGCTGCAG ATCGGTGATGGGAAGAAGCATATCAGACCATTTAAGGTACTTTGGGGTAGATTTGATGTGTGAGACATGGAGACAATGCAACATAGTGATGAGCAATGAGGTGGAGAGGTACAGCAGGAAAGATTCAAAGGGTAACATATACCTGACTCGGACAGTTCCCTCCACTGAAACGAAAACTCTATCCAAAACAGGAGTCTCTAGTATATAG
- the LOC106387015 gene encoding uncharacterized protein LOC106387015 produces MVKSGNVLRLKKAIYGLKQSPRAWYHKLSTTLNGRGFVKSEADHTLFTLTSQQGIIVILIYVDCPVVSSAFSSLCYDGLIATHMLAHAYRFSLLDLTPSTFSTPPFGFQEIEDPPKLSTKLTRALYRKLQQSPCTWVAYTTSRISAARFPDTYNASFQDPIPAENLEISAGDSVVSISTGASASGTEKSQPGDMTLRPSFRSRGNPSKAASASRGSDRNQGGSFLISMKEVLDDGGSKPVVETTPTEVVAQDAAPLPEVQVPEADYQAPKGTSEIEPSRHKRPRIDQGGASIRSSSSSSRGGTVGWSFTHSKPGSILDDSWGLAAIMRHLKSVGCPLPALKDLTNRDEYLDIAHCMGQLAGAVNRAQLRFENALCAAPNAGELAEVTEMVKAAKTDLDQARVRISELEAEVTRLGSKADAQQGEIESQKLDIQVKSRRINDLEAARKIAEHQVRELIASSRDSQKNKEAEVKLAVREGKKEVAEAYGKILVCVKEKFARKKDEVDALVYAQELQANADLLKDMLNNKIQSVEEEYNQLVALLPEATTAYEKAQVSDFSVSKLPLPQISESSGTFEINMFNPSFSGEYGSNLGLMAPDLAPVEAAIGGDGNVVDEGVPAGAGDPIQEEKED; encoded by the exons ATGGTGAAGTCAGGAAATGTTCTCAGATTAAAGAAGGCAATttatggcttgaagcaatctccaagggcttggtaccatAAGTTGAGCACCACCctcaatggaagaggctttgtcAAGTCTGAAGCTGATCATACCCTATTCACCCTCACTAGCCAGCAAGGAATCATTGTCattctcatctatgttgatt GTCCAGTCGTCAGCTCGGCTTTCAGCTCCCTTTGTTATGATGGGCTTATCGCAACCCACATGCTAGCTCACGCTTATCG ATTCAGCTTACTCGATCTAACG CCTTCCACTTTCTCCACGCCTCCGTTCGGTTTTCAAG AAATCGAAGATCCCCCGAAGCTCTCTACCAAGCTCACCAGGGCTCTATACCGCAAGTTGCAACAGAGTCCCTGTACCTGGGTGGCCTACACCACTTCTCGAATAAGTGCAGCCAGATTCCCAGATACCTACAACGCCTCTTTCCAAGATCCCATTCCTGCTGAGAACCTTGAGA TTTCGGCAGGCGATTCGGTTGTATCGATCTCAACTGGTGCTAGTGCTTCGGGAACTGAAAAGTCTCAGCCAGGTGACATGACTCTGCGACCGTCATTCCGTTCTAGGGGTAACCCCTCTAAAGCTGCCAGTGCTTCTCGTGGAAGCGACAGGAACCAAGGAGGATCGTTCCTTATCTCAATGAAGGAAGTTTTGGACGACGGAGGATCCAAACCTGTTGTCGAGACTACTCCAACTGAGGTTGTAGCTCAGGATGCTGCTCCTCTCCCTGAGGTCCAGGTGCCGGAGGCTGACTACCAGGCTCCGAAGGGTACCTCTGAGATCGAGCCGTCGAGACACAAGAGGCCCAGGATCGATCAGGGCGGAGCTTCCATccgttcttcttcctcgtcctctagaGGAGGGACTGTTGGGTGGAGCTTTACCCATTCGAAGCCTGGGTCGATCCTGGATGACTCTTGGGGCCTAGCTGCGATAATGAGGCACCTGAAGAGCGTGGGATGTCCCCTTCCAGCGCTCAAGGACCTGACTAACCGAGATGAGTATCTCGATATTGCCCACTGTATGGGTCAG TTGGCTGGGGCTGTTAACAGGGCCCAGCTCAGGTTTGAGAATGCTCTGTGTGCTGCCCCCAATGCTGGTGAACTTGCTGAGGTTACCGAGATGGTTAAGGCAGCCAAAACCGATCTTGACCAAGCCCGGGTTCGAATTTCTGAACTCGAAGCCGAAGTGACGAGGCTAGGCTCGAAGGCCGATGCTCAGCAAGGAGAGATCGAGAGTCAAAAGCTCGATATCCAGGTGAAGAGCAGGAGGATCAATGATTTAGAGGCTGCTCGAAAGATAGCTGAGCATCAAGTACGTGAGCTCATTGCCTCATCCCGGGATAGCCAGAAGAACAAGGAAGCTGAAGTCAAGCTGGCTGTCAGGGAAGGGAAGAAAGAAGTCGCCGAAGCTTACGGCAAGATCCTGGTCTGTGTTAAGGAGAAGTTTGCTAGGAAGAAAGATGAGGTCGACGCTTTGGTGTACGCTCAGGAGCTCCAAGCTAATGCCGACCTCTTGAAGGATATGCTGAACAACAAGATCCAAAGCGTTGAAGAGGAGTACAACCAATTGGTGGCCTTATTACCAGAAGCGACAACTGCGTATGAGAAGGCTCAAGTCTCTGACTTCTCGGTCAGCAAGCTTCCTCTTCCCCAGATCTCGGAGAGTTCAGGTACTTTCGAGATtaacatgtttaatccatccTTTTCTGGGGAGTATGGCTCTAATTTGGGTTTGATGGCTCCTGACTTAGCTCCAGTCGAGGCAGCAATAGGAGGTGACGGCAATGTGGTCGATGAGGGAGTTCCTGCCGGTGCTGGTGATCCGATTcaggaagagaaggaagattga